CGAAGAAAGGTTCGTAGAAGAGAACCAAAGAGCTCTGACCTCTGAGGCTCCTATACTGAGAGTCGTCCCTTCCCACACGGCCTCATCGCTGAGCTGAAGCTACCCTGGAGCTGACCGCGTCAAGCAGGTACGTTCTTCCTTCTGCTTGCAATCGATTATGCTCGACTAAACATGAGGTGCCGTCTAGCCGCCCTCTGGGGTAAATCAGTTCATAAGCCTTGGATTCTGTTACTGCTTTGAGGAAGAACGtacaaagatttttttttctaaattcgaTTTGGTTTTTTGGTCCTACTACCCATTCTTAAAGATCTCGAGAATTCCGCAAACTGCTCTGTCCTCTATATCTTAGTTATATCAAGATCCCAAACAATCATAGCAAGAAGATCATGCCAGAGCCGAGATCTGGCTCAGGTCAAGCTCAGTCTTCTTTGAGGATGGCTAGATCTGCATTTGCAttgtattaaatataaaatgcaACCTCAAATGCAAATTTCCTTAACATATAAATATACAAGCTCTAATTCAGCAATGCTATAATATAATGGTGTTTTTCTCTGATTTTTTCTCATACTATTTCCCCTTTCCTACTCATTCACTTATTCACTGAAGAGAAACTATGTTTAATTTGCATTTCGGTGTCATTTCCTTTTTAGCATTAAGGCTTGTGTTGGTTTTTTCGTTTTGTTGTCAATCTAtttgtgtttttgttttttagTTTGCATCTTTTCCATTAGGTGCCTCTCCTATGCAGAACATCAAAATGTATTCATGATCTGCCTGAGTCAATAACCTTGTTCAAACCGTCAGAACTCGGCCTAGCTTCGCCAGGATGGGTGCACTGTGCTGCAGCAATTCCCTGACCATGTATCCTCAAGCAAACTATGTCTGTATTATTGTGAATTAGAACAGTAACACAGGCTGCACTTAAGAACTCCAGCACCCATCAAGCCGGAACACAAGCATCGACATTCATGCATTTTTGGCTCCACTCTGGTACATGATACAGATACATCTCGACGAAATCATTGTGTTTATGTTCTTGAACAAAATTGGCCATTGTATTTCAGTAGGGTTTCCTCAGCTTTCAATCTCCCAACCATGAACTACATTCCCCACCCGGGCCCCAAAAAGCTTAGCTGAAAGAAAAAACCTCTCTTTTTCTTCGGTATTCATCACCGGAAATATAAACTTCATATGCAAATTAGAACTTTCTTAATCTCTGTGGAAAAATTATATGCATGATGGTAATATTAACTGAAAGTGTACAGGGGCAACTAACATTTCCATCCTTCCCGCTAGTGAATCTGTGTGCATGCTAACTCTTCCATCCTTCCCACAGCCATCAGAGCTCTGCATCTGATTGTGGGGAAACCACGAACGAACAGGCGATCAATGGATGCGGGCCTGTTGAGTGCATTTGTAAAGAAACTCGTGGCGAGGTTGTTTGTGTTAGCTGAGGAGAAATACAAGCTGTACAagggctttgaagaggatgttCATTTCCTGATGGAAGAGCTTCCTATGATCACGAGTGCCATTGATGAGCAGCTCGCAGGGAAGGATGATCTCACATTGCATTTTAAGGTCAAAGAATTGCACCAATTGGCTCAAGAAATGGAGGACTGCATAGATTGCATCATGTATCGTGCCTCCAAGGAACAGCAACCATGGTACCATATAAACTACACACCTGGGAACAGGATAAGAACCCGTTTGCAGTTAGACGAGGAGATGAAGAGACTCAAGAGAAGGTTGCAGGAAGCCCACCAGCGCAAGGAGAGATACCCAGTGCCCTGTCCGTCCCATCCTGAGCTACCTCCATCGTCCTCGGATCGTCTCATCGCTCGAGAAGATCTGGTCGGCATCGATCCACCTCTGAAAGAGCTTTTGGAGCACTTGGCGGAGGGGAAGGATCAACGGAACCAGCTGAACGTGTTCTCTATCGTTGGGTTTTGTGGATTGGGGAAGACTGTTCTTGCCCAACAGTTGTATGACAGTGAGGTGGGCAGACGATTTGAGAAAAGAGCATGGGTTTCCGCTGGGCAACGGAATCCGGAGGCACTGTTAATGGAGATTCTCCGGCAAGTGCATGAGCCACCACTGGTTAACTCTGATGCCCGCCAGCTTAGCATTGATCTCAGGAACTGTCTAGAGACCAAGAGGTAACAAAATTTGTACATTTTTGTCTgttatttttcattttatatTTGTCATGCTATGCCCATACCGGATGCATCTACCACAACATCTGCCAATTTAGATGGCGCAACATGATTTGTTCATCTATGTCAGCAAcagataattttttttgtgtgtacAAGCATATTAGAAcaagtatgtatgtattatccATACCTAAAATAAGTAGcatgtatttattttttttactggacAGACAGTATATTTGATATATGTGATGCAGATTGCAATTCATCATGAAAAAACACTTCATCTTCCTGCACGCGTTGATTATTGTGGCTGTGGAATAAGAAACTAATATTATTGTCTCTCTGTCCATAATTCAAATCAATGTAGGTATTTCATTGTAATTGATGACATCCGATCAACAGATCAGTGGAATCGTATAAAATCCGCCTTCCCGCGACTAAAAGATATTAGCAGCAGAATAGTGATAACAACGAAATTCCAGTCAGTGGCGAATACCTGCAGCTCTACCAATGgctatgtgcacaaaatgagaAGACTTGATGAGGAATGCTCAAAGCAACTGTTACTGAAGGAGTCGTGTCTGCAGGAATGTTCAGATTCCTCGCAGTCGGATCCGAAGGTAATATTGGATAAATGTGATGGTCAACCACTTGCTTTGACTGCCGTGGGCCAATTCATTCAAAGTAGAAATTCAGTTGAACAACCTGAATGGGAAGGTGTTTGCAAGGATGTACGTTGTCATTTGGACAGCGACGATGCCTTAAAGAGAATGCATCAGGTGCTGACCCATGACTACACCAGCCTTCCGACCCATGAACTCAAGGCTTGCTTGCTATATTTTGCTATGTTCCCCAGTGACCATCGAGTCAGGACGAAAAGGCTGATGAGGCGATGGTTAGCTGAGGGATTTGTGGTACCATCAACTTTATGCAGCGATCCAGCTGCTCAAAGTTTCAGGGAGCTCATGGACCGCAACATCATCCAGTCTGTTGATGTAAGCAACAACTTGAAGGTGAAAACATGCAAAACTTATGGCATGATGCATGAGTACGTTGTGCGCAAGTCTCTCTCCGAGAACATCATTGCTTTGTTTGATGATGGAAAGCTCCAACCCAAACATGCTCGTCGCCTTTCTCTCCATGACAGCAGTATTTCAGATTCCACCAATCTGGAATTTGATCTATCCCTAGTAAGATCTCTAACAGTCATTGGGGAGGCAGGTAAAGCTATTTTGGATTTTAAAAAGTACCAGTTACTGAGAGTCTTGGATCTTGAACAATGTACTGACTTGCAAAATGATCATCTCAAAGAAATATGCAATCTATTACTTATAAAATATCTAAGCCTAGGGGGCAAGGTTACATGCCTTACCAAGGAGATAAAAAAGCTGAAACTTTTGGAGACACTTGATCTAAGGAGAACATATGTAAAGATCCTACCTCTAGAAGTAATCCAGCTGCCCAATTTAATCCATCTCTTTAGAAAGTTCAAGCTTCCAAATAAAGTAGTGCAAAGTAAACTGCACAAGTTTCTTTCTTCAGGACAATGCAAGTTACAGACGTTATCAGGATTTCTTGTCGACGAAAGTGAAGGATTTGCAGAGCTTATGGTTCATATGAATAAATTATGAAAGATGAAGATCTGGTGCGAGTCATCCGCAACAAGTAGTAGCTTGACTAATGTTAAGAAGGCCATACAGAAGTTCATTCATGATGTAAAGGACCCAGCGGATGACCCTCGTTCTTTGTCAGTCCATTTTGAAGGATGCTCCGAAGACTTGGTAGAAGGCTTGGAAGCTCCCTGCTATCTTAGGTCGTTGAAATTACAGGGTAACCTACCAAAATTGCCTGAGTTTGTCACAGCACTTCGTCGACTCAGGGAATTATGCCTTCAATCAACTAGATTGACAGCTGATCTGTAGGACTTAATCTGCAGCTGTCCCTTATCTGTTTAAGTCAAGGCAAGTCTGCAGTTTGCTAGCAAGGCAAGTTTGCAGTTTGCTAGCAGCTTTTGTTGACTTGCAGCCTTTGTTGACTTGTGGCTCTAGGCCACTAATATTCAGATAATGATAGAAGTTATTAGCACCTTAGAGTAGGTAGCAAATGGTGTATAAATATGAGTGCAATGCAATGAGAAAAGGCAGTTCAGTTTGCCACATTCCAGTCTCTAACTCTCAGCCAACGCAGAgagctgtgtgtgtgtgtgtgtgtgcagaggagctcagctcttcttctaccttggagtcaaggagagggagaggaaggtgaGCAGGTTGCTCACCTGGTTATTGTGTGCTAAGGACAACATGATCTTCTAACAGCTTTAGGTAATTTGAAAGACCTGCTGTACCTGAAGCTGATTGCAGATGAACTTGAAGAGATCACCTTTAGGGACAGGGCATTGCCAAACCTGCTCTGCTTGTGTTTTGTGGTGAAACATCCAACATTTCCGAAGGTTGAATATGGTGCTTTGCCACATCTCATATCACTTCATCTGCTCTGCGAAAATCTGGATGACCAGTGCATTGTTCAGATCAAAGGCTTTACACGTCTGAGGGAAGTAGTTCTTTATGATGAACTCAACTCTGGTGTTAAAGAAAATTGGGTACAGGCAGTCAAGGAACATCAGAACAGGCCAAAAGTTCTGCTCAAAAGAGCTGATCCACCCAAAGGGGCAACTGAAAATGAGATTACAGAATGTTTTGCTCTGTCAGAGGGACGGGTACAAAAAACTGGCATCCAAATGCCACCGGACGAGCCGAAATTTGCTTTCAACAAGGGACAGCCAGTGGCTTGTGTTGCTCCAACTGGCTTGCCCATTGCTGGGATGGGCACAGTGTCTTCTTAATCTTTTGGGACAATTGAATATATGCCCTTTCTTAAACTCCAACTATGACTTCGCCCCTTTTTTCTCACTTTGATTtatcccccccccctctcttttTTAAAATGAATTTGCCGTTTGTCCCTGTTCTGTGATGACTTTTGAGGCTGGCCTATCAAATGatctttttcaaaaagaaagCAGACTGAAAATAGAGATACCACTGGTATTGTCAAAATTGGTCCAGATTTGTGTAattagataatttatatgcaaattatggggttatttgcattattttttaatggcataggtgggtaatttacacgaagagttggggttactttaattttttataatggcagatgtgggtaatttattaggatagataacagatccaataaCTATTAGAATCAATGTTGTCGTACTGATGGCCGAATATTTTTTAtgtttgtgagaatttctagaatttttctatttttagagTATCCACCTAGGACCCTACTTGACTTCATGTGAAGGTTTCAAAgcagcctccaattagtaatagaaAGAAGTTTCTCTCACGGTGAGATGCATAGTTAATTTATACTAGAACATCAAGTTCATGCAAAATTCTGCTAAACATTGATTAAGCCTAATTGCTTAATTGCTCAGTTGTACTCCTAGATGCCTAATTGCTTAGTTCTGCTAAACATTGGGAACCTGCCAACCCAAGTCTCTCACAGTGGGATGCATATTTAATTTATACTGGCATATCAAGTTCATGCAAAATTCAGGACCTTTCAAGTATGACATCAACCTGCAAGACACAATGAATACAAACCACAATCACAACATCACACAGTAATAGCCTTCTCCTGAAACACATAACAGTTGAAGATGCCAGAATATCATAACCATCCTATGCACAAAGTAATTTAATCCCCACCCAGTCCCCAGCCAGAATCTCCAAGTGGTTTTCTTCATCCTCCTTGTCATCGATCGGGTCCTTGGCTAACATAGCATCTTGCTGCACCGTGTTCATACTCAGCTTGCCGTTCTCACGGTCTTGGACGGCAGCTGATGTTGCTCTCCTTCTACAGAAGCGAACAGAACAGACAACCAGATGTAGCATACAAATAAGGGTAATcaagtcacaaaaaaaaaaaaacaaataagggTCATCAATTTACTGGCCAGCGCTCTGCAATTTTACCAATGTCATTTTGGtgtaatccttttttttttatcttgttCAGTTTCAACACCACATTGCTCATTGACATCCTTTGTTCAGGCGAGTCACTTGAGCAGAGCAAGCCCATCTCAAATATTGGCAGAAGAGAATCGTTCAGGTCGCAGATAGAAGAAGTAGCTTCCTGCAGGAGTTGCTTGTCCAGAACAGAGGCAAGTTTGGATGGAAATGCTTGCTGAACCCACTGCCTGATGCTCAGTTCTCCATCAAACATCGGATCGGTGGGTCTCTTCCCAGTGAAGACTTCAAGGAGCATGATTCCGTAGCTGAACACGACACTCTTCCGTGATGACTTTCCAAGAGACCCGTACTCTGCTTAAGAGATTGATTCGCAAAACAAAGATTTAGCAAGGTTGATCGACACGTATTACATAAataacaaattttgaactaggATTAGCAAGAgtacaaaataaatgctcccGTACCTGGTGCCATGTACCCAAGTGTTCCAGGCATGGTTGCAGTGATCATGGAACTGTCATCACCCATGCGCCGTCATGTCATCGTCGAATAGCACGTTGGTAGGCTTCAAGTCACAGTGCAGGACCACCTCATGGTGCTCATGGTGCAGATACTCCATCGCCATCGACACATCCAGCATGATATCGAGCCTCTTGAGGAACCCCAAGTGCCTTCTGCCTTCAGCATGAAGGAGCGTATCCAGGTTTCCATTGGATATGTACTCAAGCACTAATATTCTAAGATCCAGGTTGGAGCAGGTGTTTAGAATCTTTATCACATTCCGGTGTCGAGCCATGTGTAGCACACGGCACTCAGCATCGAAGCTTCTAATTGCTTGTTCCAGCTGCATGTCTAGAACTTTTATTGCAACCATCAAACCGGTGCTCAGTTGGCCCTTGAAAACTTTTCCAAAGCTCCCAGTCCCCAAAAGGTTATTGACGCTAAAATTATCAGTGGCGCGAACAAGATCATGGTAGGAGAGTAACCTATGGCATATGACATCACTTGGGCCAACATCAGAGGCATGGATTTGTCTCTTGTTTTTAAGTTTCCTTTTGATCATTAGGTAAACACAGAGAGCAATAGAAACTAATGCTATGGTGGTAGCAGGGAGTAGAAATTTTAGCAAACGCCTGCCAGTTGAGTCAGACTTCTCAAGACATGGTGAAAACCCTAGACGAGGAGCACCACATAGGCCAGCATTCCCAATCAATGATGCCAAGGTGATGTTTGAGAAAACGCCTCCCTCTGGTATCTTGCCCTCTAGCTTATTGAAGGAGAGATTCAAGGTTGTCAAGGAGGTGAAATTGGCAAGGAACTTGGGAATGGTACCAGAGAGATTGTTGGAGGAGATACTGAGTAATGCTAAGTTGGTCGGCTCTTGAAACGATTCTGGTATGGTGCCCTCAAATGAGTTGTGTGCTAAGTCTAGCTGAGAGAGCATCCTAAGCTGTCCAAATAAATCAGGAATTTTTCCAATCAAGATGTTGGAAGATATCTCAACAATGTACACTATTTTAGCCCACTAACATCAGCAGGTAGCGCACCAGAAAAATAATTGTTAGAAAGGTACAGTTTGACAAGTTTATCCAGGTGGAATAAGCTAGCCGGTATTGTTGAGCTCAAGTTGTTATTGAGCACAGCCAATGTTTCTATCGGGTATAGAGCCAAACAATTTGTTTCCCTGGAGATACAGCCTCTCTAAGCTTTTCGTCATAC
The genomic region above belongs to Panicum virgatum strain AP13 chromosome 8N, P.virgatum_v5, whole genome shotgun sequence and contains:
- the LOC120684424 gene encoding disease resistance protein RGA4-like isoform X1, whose translation is MHFWLHSAIRALHLIVGKPRTNRRSMDAGLLSAFVKKLVARLFVLAEEKYKLYKGFEEDVHFLMEELPMITSAIDEQLAGKDDLTLHFKVKELHQLAQEMEDCIDCIMYRASKEQQPWYHINYTPGNRIRTRLQLDEEMKRLKRRLQEAHQRKERYPVPCPSHPELPPSSSDRLIAREDLVGIDPPLKELLEHLAEGKDQRNQLNVFSIVGFCGLGKTVLAQQLYDSEVGRRFEKRAWVSAGQRNPEALLMEILRQVHEPPLVNSDARQLSIDLRNCLETKRYFIVIDDIRSTDQWNRIKSAFPRLKDISSRIVITTKFQSVANTCSSTNGYVHKMRRLDEECSKQLLLKESCLQECSDSSQSDPKVILDKCDGQPLALTAVGQFIQSRNSVEQPEWEGVCKDVRCHLDSDDALKRMHQVLTHDYTSLPTHELKACLLYFAMFPSDHRVRTKRLMRRWLAEGFVVPSTLCSDPAAQSFRELMDRNIIQSVDVSNNLKVKTCKTYGMMHEYVVRKSLSENIIALFDDGKLQPKHARRLSLHDSSISDSTNLEFDLSLVRSLTVIGEAGKAILDFKKYQLLRVLDLEQCTDLQNDHLKEICNLLLIKYLSLGGKVTCLTKEIKKLKLLETLDLRRTYVKILPLEVIQLPNLIHLFRKFKLPNKVVQSKLHKFLSSGQCKLQTLSGFLVDESEGFAELMVHMNKL
- the LOC120684424 gene encoding disease resistance protein RGA4-like isoform X2, which gives rise to MDAGLLSAFVKKLVARLFVLAEEKYKLYKGFEEDVHFLMEELPMITSAIDEQLAGKDDLTLHFKVKELHQLAQEMEDCIDCIMYRASKEQQPWYHINYTPGNRIRTRLQLDEEMKRLKRRLQEAHQRKERYPVPCPSHPELPPSSSDRLIAREDLVGIDPPLKELLEHLAEGKDQRNQLNVFSIVGFCGLGKTVLAQQLYDSEVGRRFEKRAWVSAGQRNPEALLMEILRQVHEPPLVNSDARQLSIDLRNCLETKRYFIVIDDIRSTDQWNRIKSAFPRLKDISSRIVITTKFQSVANTCSSTNGYVHKMRRLDEECSKQLLLKESCLQECSDSSQSDPKVILDKCDGQPLALTAVGQFIQSRNSVEQPEWEGVCKDVRCHLDSDDALKRMHQVLTHDYTSLPTHELKACLLYFAMFPSDHRVRTKRLMRRWLAEGFVVPSTLCSDPAAQSFRELMDRNIIQSVDVSNNLKVKTCKTYGMMHEYVVRKSLSENIIALFDDGKLQPKHARRLSLHDSSISDSTNLEFDLSLVRSLTVIGEAGKAILDFKKYQLLRVLDLEQCTDLQNDHLKEICNLLLIKYLSLGGKVTCLTKEIKKLKLLETLDLRRTYVKILPLEVIQLPNLIHLFRKFKLPNKVVQSKLHKFLSSGQCKLQTLSGFLVDESEGFAELMVHMNKL